A portion of the Krasilnikovia cinnamomea genome contains these proteins:
- a CDS encoding glycoside hydrolase family 26 protein produces the protein MTTAPSGRPRLPRRGLLTLAALATLPAACSRVSRVAEAAPAPGATPAGAATSASASASAASSASPTASPSATATAQPTPSRSATPTGSASPSTRAAAGRSGFGGPVPFGQGKVKLGAYLSLSGRSLSSSISLRRGQLGREQRIVHAFYGFGERLHRPSIGDSTLLASWHGVPYSRINGGGSDKLIASAARDLRGHKRPVLLRWGWEMNGDWFEWGGANNGQDTAGYIRAWRRMHDIFRREGADNVAWVWSPNWNSGPNTSWNKMQRYYPGDAYVDWVGVSGYNFYKESPRTLFKPVVSAYGGKKPIIVTETAAIDHGGNSKADWIADLSAYVKSTPQIGGLVWFDTDTHDAPHNFRIDTSSTSLAAYRAMARSSRFAG, from the coding sequence ATGACCACCGCACCATCCGGCAGGCCCCGGCTTCCGCGCCGTGGGCTGCTCACGCTGGCCGCGTTGGCGACCCTCCCGGCCGCGTGCTCCCGAGTCTCCCGCGTCGCCGAGGCGGCGCCCGCGCCGGGTGCCACCCCCGCCGGTGCCGCCACCAGCGCCAGTGCCAGTGCCAGCGCCGCGAGCAGCGCCAGCCCCACCGCGAGCCCGTCCGCCACGGCGACCGCGCAGCCCACCCCGTCCCGGTCCGCCACCCCGACCGGGTCCGCGTCCCCCAGCACCCGGGCCGCCGCGGGCCGGTCGGGATTCGGCGGCCCGGTGCCGTTCGGGCAGGGCAAGGTGAAGCTCGGCGCGTACCTGAGCCTCAGCGGCCGCTCGCTGTCGTCGAGCATCTCCCTGCGCCGCGGCCAGCTCGGTCGCGAGCAGCGCATCGTGCACGCCTTCTACGGCTTCGGCGAGCGGCTGCACCGGCCCTCGATCGGCGACAGCACGCTGCTGGCGTCCTGGCACGGCGTGCCGTACTCCCGGATCAACGGCGGCGGATCCGACAAGCTGATCGCGTCGGCGGCGCGGGACCTGCGCGGGCACAAGCGGCCCGTGCTGCTGCGCTGGGGCTGGGAGATGAACGGCGACTGGTTCGAGTGGGGCGGCGCGAACAACGGCCAGGACACCGCCGGCTACATCCGGGCGTGGCGGCGCATGCACGACATCTTCCGCCGCGAGGGCGCCGACAACGTCGCGTGGGTGTGGAGCCCGAACTGGAACTCCGGCCCCAACACGTCGTGGAACAAGATGCAGCGCTACTACCCGGGTGACGCGTACGTCGACTGGGTGGGGGTGTCGGGCTACAACTTCTACAAGGAGTCGCCGCGCACCCTGTTCAAGCCGGTCGTCAGCGCGTACGGCGGGAAGAAGCCGATCATCGTCACCGAGACCGCGGCGATCGACCACGGCGGCAACAGCAAGGCCGACTGGATCGCCGACCTGTCCGCGTACGTGAAGTCGACGCCGCAGATCGGCGGGCTCGTGTGGTTCGACACCGACACCCATGACGCGCCGCACAACTTCCGGATCGACACCAGCAGCACGAGCCTGGCCGCGTACAGGGCGATGGCCCGCAGCTCCCGTTTCGCCGGGTAG
- a CDS encoding PAS domain S-box protein, giving the protein MRYGIVRRQRAGALESGWRSGLLVIATLLAIVAAVADFLTPPDVVFFWLVVMAPVLAATLLRPWAVAVVGLVALLMVWVMTVRHGLAGTTAQTVRLGAILGMTVLSAAFAHRLGVLESRAHRGAEKESTLAAIVHSTEDAVIMTDLDGTITTWNEGATRQYGWSAEEAIGREISLVYPPDSMDGLPETLATLRRGDGTGAFEARRVRKDGAVVDVSVSMSPVRDRHGRVVAVACIERDVTVLKRAEEQRRQIMERSALAERLESLGQLAGGVAHDFNNLLAINLNYLDFVLEQTSDPDARQDLTRARASAERARELTRQLLLFARQEPGDGDVIDLDSVIEDARALLGRTIGGHVELITRPSPQPLAIRADWGRMEQILLNLVINARDAMPDGGTVIIEAAPVELDDDPDRLPPLPAGSYAQLQVSDTGTGMTPEVAARIFEPFFTTKAKQHGTGLGLATVYAIVTESGGDISVTSEPQVGTTFRILLPTVTAGTAPPDDAATQASGSAGRRVLVAEDDPEVRRIAVRILETNGYQVSQAEHGRAALDRIHRRPFDLLITDVIMPEMSGSRLAETVRMQYPGLRILLISGYSEETARVQHLVMDGVPLIHKPFTAVELLDAVRQALGVTADAANT; this is encoded by the coding sequence ATGAGGTACGGGATTGTGCGGCGGCAGCGTGCGGGGGCGCTGGAGAGCGGATGGCGCTCCGGGCTGCTCGTGATCGCGACCCTGCTCGCGATCGTGGCGGCCGTCGCCGACTTCCTGACCCCACCGGACGTGGTGTTCTTCTGGTTGGTCGTGATGGCGCCGGTGCTGGCGGCGACGCTGCTGCGCCCGTGGGCGGTGGCCGTGGTCGGGCTCGTCGCGCTGCTGATGGTCTGGGTCATGACCGTGCGGCACGGGTTGGCCGGCACCACCGCCCAGACCGTGCGCCTGGGCGCGATCCTCGGGATGACTGTGCTCAGCGCCGCGTTCGCCCACCGGCTCGGGGTTCTGGAGAGCCGGGCGCACCGGGGGGCCGAGAAGGAGTCGACGCTCGCCGCGATCGTGCACTCGACGGAGGACGCGGTCATCATGACCGACCTCGACGGCACCATCACCACCTGGAACGAGGGCGCGACGCGCCAGTACGGGTGGTCCGCCGAGGAGGCGATCGGGCGCGAGATCTCCCTCGTCTATCCGCCGGACTCAATGGACGGGCTGCCCGAGACCTTGGCGACGTTGCGCCGGGGCGACGGCACCGGTGCGTTCGAGGCGCGGCGGGTCCGCAAGGACGGCGCGGTCGTCGACGTGTCCGTCAGCATGTCTCCGGTACGCGACCGCCATGGCCGGGTGGTCGCCGTCGCGTGCATCGAACGCGACGTCACCGTCCTGAAGCGCGCCGAGGAGCAACGCCGCCAGATCATGGAACGCTCGGCGCTCGCCGAACGGCTGGAGTCCCTCGGTCAGCTCGCCGGTGGTGTCGCACACGACTTCAACAACCTGCTGGCGATCAATCTCAACTACCTCGACTTCGTGCTGGAGCAGACCTCCGACCCGGACGCCCGGCAGGACCTCACCCGCGCCCGGGCCAGCGCCGAGCGGGCCCGCGAGCTCACCCGGCAGCTGCTGCTGTTCGCCCGGCAGGAACCGGGCGACGGCGACGTCATCGACCTCGACTCGGTGATCGAGGATGCCCGGGCGCTGCTCGGCCGCACGATCGGCGGTCACGTCGAGCTGATCACCCGCCCGTCCCCGCAGCCGCTGGCCATCCGTGCCGACTGGGGGCGCATGGAGCAGATCCTGCTCAATCTGGTGATCAACGCCCGCGACGCGATGCCGGACGGCGGCACGGTCATCATCGAGGCCGCTCCCGTCGAGCTCGACGACGATCCCGACCGGCTGCCGCCGCTGCCGGCTGGTTCGTACGCGCAGCTTCAGGTGAGCGACACGGGCACCGGCATGACCCCGGAGGTCGCCGCCCGCATCTTCGAGCCGTTCTTCACCACCAAGGCCAAACAGCACGGTACGGGACTGGGCCTGGCCACGGTGTACGCCATCGTGACCGAGTCGGGTGGCGACATCTCCGTGACGTCGGAACCGCAGGTCGGCACCACCTTCCGGATTCTCCTGCCAACCGTCACCGCGGGCACGGCACCCCCGGACGACGCCGCCACGCAGGCGTCGGGCAGTGCGGGGCGGCGCGTTCTCGTCGCGGAGGACGACCCGGAGGTCCGGCGGATCGCCGTACGGATTCTGGAGACCAACGGCTATCAGGTCAGCCAGGCCGAGCACGGCCGGGCGGCGCTGGACCGGATCCACCGCCGGCCGTTCGACCTGCTGATCACCGATGTGATCATGCCGGAGATGTCCGGGTCCCGGCTGGCCGAGACGGTACGCATGCAGTACCCCGGGCTCCGCATCCTGTTGATCTCCGGGTACAGCGAGGAGACGGCCAGGGTGCAGCATCTGGTGATGGACGGGGTTCCGTTGATCCACAAGCCGTTCACGGCGGTGGAGCTGCTGGACGCCGTGCGCCAGGCACTGGGTGTGACCGCCGACGCCGCGAACACCTGA
- a CDS encoding carbohydrate ABC transporter permease, with protein sequence MTLTAPPPTRVTPPATAPARRRPRASGPRTLISAADLHRHRVAYLVVLALTLVAFCLVFLFPLYWMASGALKSPQEFAQNPPTLVPHTVHPETYATAWDSMRIGRYFLNTVGYALGAWLVQLTVAVAAAYALSKLRPMFGRVVLGAMLASLMLPAAALLVPAYLTVTDVPLLHVNLLNTPWALWLPAAANAFNVYVLKRFFDQIPNDLLDAAAIDGAGRLRVLWSVVLPLSRPVLGVVSIFAIIGTWKDFLWPLLVLQDPDAQTLSVALSRLANTSQVPPTQFLAGLVIASVPMIAVFLIFQRSIIGGLSAGSLKG encoded by the coding sequence ATGACCCTGACCGCCCCACCCCCCACGCGGGTCACCCCGCCCGCGACGGCTCCGGCTCGCCGGCGCCCCCGGGCATCAGGACCACGCACCCTGATCTCCGCCGCCGACCTCCACCGGCACCGCGTCGCCTACCTCGTGGTGCTCGCGCTGACCCTGGTCGCCTTCTGCCTGGTGTTCCTGTTCCCGCTGTACTGGATGGCGAGCGGCGCGCTGAAGTCACCGCAGGAGTTCGCGCAGAACCCGCCCACCCTCGTCCCGCACACCGTGCACCCCGAGACGTACGCGACCGCGTGGGACTCCATGCGGATCGGCCGGTACTTCCTCAACACGGTCGGCTACGCGCTCGGCGCCTGGCTCGTCCAGCTCACCGTCGCGGTGGCCGCCGCGTACGCGCTGTCCAAGCTGCGGCCGATGTTCGGCCGGGTCGTGCTCGGCGCCATGCTGGCCAGCCTCATGCTGCCCGCCGCCGCGCTGCTGGTCCCGGCGTACCTGACCGTCACGGACGTCCCGCTGCTGCACGTCAACCTGCTGAACACCCCGTGGGCGCTGTGGCTGCCGGCCGCCGCGAACGCCTTCAACGTGTACGTCCTCAAGCGGTTCTTCGACCAGATCCCGAACGACCTGCTGGACGCGGCCGCGATCGACGGCGCCGGGCGGCTGCGGGTGCTGTGGTCGGTCGTGCTGCCGCTGTCACGGCCGGTCCTCGGCGTCGTCTCGATCTTCGCCATCATCGGGACCTGGAAGGACTTCCTGTGGCCGCTGCTGGTGCTGCAGGACCCGGACGCGCAGACCCTGAGCGTCGCACTGAGCCGCCTGGCGAACACCAGCCAGGTGCCGCCGACACAGTTCCTGGCCGGGCTCGTCATCGCCAGCGTACCGATGATCGCCGTCTTCCTGATCTTCCAACGCAGCATCATCGGCGGCCTGTCCGCCGGCTCGCTCAAGGGCTGA
- a CDS encoding discoidin domain-containing protein encodes MAIRPSPSHPRLRRLLAVLASVVAAASLTATAPARAAETNLAAGKAFTASSSTEVYQPGRAGDGDADTYWESANNAFPQWIQVDLGSAVALDKVVLRLPPAPAWATRTQTVSFRGSTDGSTFAELKPGAGYVFNPASGNTVTVDLPATTTRYLRLTFTANTGWPAGQLAELEVYGPTTPPPTGTDLAAGKPIEASSTMYSFAATNANDGNVATYWEGSAYPANLTVKLGSDAVTKAVVVKLNPDPIWAARTQTFSILGRAHDASAFTTLVRSATYRFDPASGNTVTVAVSATVADVRLGFTANTGAPSGQVAEFQVIGTPVPEPETSDLVGAASWSPGNPAAGDPVTFSVTLRNAGNIASASGAHAVTVTILNGSTTVRTLTGSYTGTLAPGASAPPIALGSWTAATGRYTVRTVIADDPGELPDRRANNTTETPLLVGRGANMPYDSYEAEDGQLGGGAQVVGPNRTIGDLAGEASGRRAVTLNQIGASVQWTTKAKTNTLVARFSIPDGTNSSINVYVDGTLNRTLPLTSKYAWLYGEEANPQNSGTGARHIYDEANIMLTGTVAAGSTIRLQKDGANPGPIAIDFINTEQVTPIANPDPAKYVVPSGFDQQAVQAALDAARMDTGKTGVYLPAGDYRTTGKFQVFGRAIQVVGAGPWYTRFSTPTDQTETDAGFSAQSGAGGSAFKNFAFFGNYTIRRDGPGKVFDFSNIADITIDNIWAEHVVCLYWGANTDRMTLSNSRIRNTFADGLNMTNGSTDNHVVNIEARATGDDSFALFSAIDAGGADETGNVYENLTSILTWRAAGVAVYGGYNNKFRNIYIADTLVYSGITISSLDFGIPMNGFGADPPTVFDNVTIVRAGGHFWGAQTFPAIWVFSASKVFQGIRVSNVDIIDPTYSGIMFQTNYVGGQPQFPIKDTTFTNVTITGAQRSGDAFDAKSGFGIWANPMPEAGQGPAVGEVSFTNLRLANNHRDIENPTTTFTIRRN; translated from the coding sequence ATGGCCATCCGCCCCTCCCCCTCCCATCCCCGGCTGCGGCGCCTGCTGGCCGTCCTCGCCAGCGTCGTCGCCGCCGCATCCCTCACCGCCACGGCTCCCGCCCGCGCCGCCGAGACCAATCTGGCGGCCGGAAAGGCGTTCACCGCCAGCAGCAGTACCGAGGTCTACCAGCCGGGCAGGGCCGGCGACGGCGACGCGGACACGTACTGGGAGAGCGCCAACAACGCGTTCCCGCAGTGGATTCAGGTCGACCTCGGCTCGGCCGTCGCGCTCGACAAGGTCGTGCTGCGGCTGCCACCGGCCCCGGCATGGGCGACCCGCACCCAGACCGTGTCCTTCAGGGGCAGCACCGACGGCTCGACCTTCGCGGAGCTGAAGCCGGGCGCCGGGTACGTCTTCAACCCGGCGAGCGGCAACACGGTCACCGTCGACCTGCCCGCGACCACCACCCGCTACCTGCGGCTGACCTTCACGGCGAACACCGGCTGGCCCGCCGGTCAGCTGGCCGAGCTCGAGGTGTACGGGCCGACCACACCACCACCGACCGGCACCGACCTCGCCGCCGGCAAGCCGATCGAGGCGTCGTCCACGATGTATTCGTTCGCGGCCACCAACGCGAACGACGGCAACGTGGCGACCTACTGGGAGGGCAGCGCGTACCCGGCGAACCTCACCGTGAAGCTGGGCTCCGACGCGGTCACCAAGGCCGTCGTGGTGAAGCTGAACCCGGATCCGATCTGGGCGGCGCGCACCCAGACGTTCTCGATCCTGGGGCGGGCGCACGACGCGTCCGCGTTCACCACGCTGGTGAGATCCGCGACGTACCGCTTCGATCCGGCCTCGGGTAACACGGTCACCGTCGCGGTCAGCGCGACCGTCGCGGACGTGCGGCTCGGTTTCACCGCCAACACCGGAGCACCGAGCGGCCAGGTGGCGGAGTTCCAGGTCATCGGCACCCCGGTGCCGGAACCCGAGACCTCCGACCTGGTCGGCGCCGCCTCGTGGTCGCCGGGCAACCCGGCCGCGGGCGACCCGGTCACCTTCTCGGTGACCCTGCGCAACGCCGGGAACATCGCCTCGGCGTCCGGCGCGCACGCCGTCACGGTCACGATCCTCAACGGCTCGACCACGGTACGCACCCTGACCGGCTCGTACACCGGAACCCTGGCGCCCGGCGCCTCGGCACCGCCGATCGCGCTCGGTTCCTGGACGGCCGCCACCGGCCGGTACACCGTGCGTACCGTGATCGCGGACGACCCCGGCGAGCTGCCGGACCGCAGGGCCAACAACACCACCGAGACGCCGCTGCTGGTGGGTCGCGGTGCGAACATGCCGTACGACTCCTACGAGGCCGAGGACGGTCAGCTCGGCGGCGGCGCCCAGGTCGTCGGCCCGAACCGCACCATCGGCGACCTCGCCGGGGAGGCCTCCGGGCGGCGGGCCGTCACGCTGAACCAGATCGGCGCGTCCGTCCAGTGGACCACCAAGGCGAAGACGAACACGCTGGTCGCCCGCTTCTCCATCCCGGACGGCACAAACAGCTCGATCAACGTGTACGTCGACGGCACCCTGAACCGCACCCTGCCCCTCACCTCGAAGTACGCGTGGCTGTACGGCGAGGAGGCCAACCCGCAGAACTCGGGCACCGGCGCCCGGCACATCTACGACGAGGCCAACATCATGCTGACCGGCACCGTGGCGGCGGGCAGCACGATCCGCCTGCAGAAGGACGGCGCGAACCCCGGCCCGATCGCCATCGACTTCATCAACACCGAACAGGTCACCCCGATCGCGAACCCCGACCCGGCGAAGTACGTGGTCCCGTCCGGGTTCGACCAGCAGGCCGTGCAGGCGGCGCTGGACGCGGCCCGGATGGACACCGGCAAGACCGGGGTGTACCTGCCCGCGGGTGACTACCGCACCACGGGCAAGTTCCAGGTGTTCGGCCGGGCGATCCAGGTCGTCGGCGCGGGACCGTGGTACACCCGCTTCTCCACGCCCACCGACCAGACCGAGACCGACGCCGGGTTCTCGGCGCAGAGCGGCGCGGGCGGCTCGGCGTTCAAGAACTTCGCGTTCTTCGGCAACTACACGATCCGCCGGGACGGCCCCGGCAAGGTGTTCGACTTCAGCAACATCGCCGACATCACGATCGACAACATCTGGGCCGAGCACGTGGTGTGCCTGTACTGGGGCGCGAACACCGACCGGATGACCCTCAGCAACTCGCGGATCCGGAACACGTTCGCCGACGGCCTCAACATGACCAACGGCAGCACGGACAACCACGTGGTCAACATCGAGGCGCGGGCGACCGGCGACGACAGCTTCGCGCTGTTCTCGGCGATCGACGCGGGCGGCGCCGACGAGACCGGCAACGTGTACGAGAACCTGACCTCGATCCTGACCTGGCGCGCCGCCGGGGTCGCGGTGTACGGCGGCTACAACAACAAGTTCCGCAACATCTACATCGCCGACACGCTGGTGTACTCCGGCATCACCATCAGTTCGCTGGACTTCGGCATCCCGATGAACGGTTTCGGCGCCGACCCGCCGACCGTCTTCGACAACGTCACCATCGTCCGCGCGGGCGGGCACTTCTGGGGCGCGCAGACCTTTCCCGCGATCTGGGTGTTCTCCGCCTCGAAGGTGTTCCAGGGCATCCGGGTGAGCAATGTGGACATCATCGACCCCACGTATTCGGGCATCATGTTCCAGACCAACTACGTGGGCGGCCAACCACAGTTCCCGATCAAGGACACGACGTTCACGAACGTCACCATCACCGGCGCGCAGCGCAGCGGTGACGCGTTCGACGCCAAGTCCGGCTTCGGCATCTGGGCCAACCCGATGCCCGAGGCTGGTCAGGGCCCGGCCGTCGGCGAGGTGAGCTTCACCAACCTGCGGCTGGCGAACAACCACCGCGACATCGAGAACCCGACCACCACGTTCACGATCCGCCGCAATTGA
- a CDS encoding glycoside hydrolase family 13 protein, with protein MTVATQWWRDAVIYQIYPRSFADGDGDGIGDLAGIRRRLGHLADLGVNAIWMSPWYPSPMADAGYDVADFRDIDPVFGTMAEARTLIREAHAAGIRLIVDIVPNHVSAHHPWFTAALAAPDAPERDYFWFRPGGAAPNSWRSEFGGPAWTRTVSGDWYLHLFTPEQPDLNWDHPDVRAEFENILRFWFDAGVDGIRIDSAALLLKDPALPEVPEHGPHPYHDLDGVHDIYRSWRRVADGYPDRALIGEVWLPDAERFARYLRPDELHAAFNFDFLGCAWDPDLLRECIDRTLHVHAAVGAPATWVLSNHDVTRHVTRYGRRDTTFSFATKREGTPVDLELGTRRARAAALLSLSLPGTAYVYQGEELGLWEHENIPPGLRQDPMWARSGHGRDGCRVPLPWHGDEPPFGFSPGSTAEPWLPQPPEWKGLTVAAQSGDPSSMLELYRTAIRLRRAEPGLHTPAMTWLPSAPGTLAYTRGPGFACVVNLSTAPVALPDHETRLLASSPLDGDLLPPDTAVWLRLRQDRLPDHLAT; from the coding sequence GTGACCGTGGCTACCCAGTGGTGGCGCGATGCGGTGATCTACCAGATCTACCCGCGCAGCTTCGCGGACGGCGACGGCGACGGCATCGGCGACCTCGCCGGCATCCGCCGCCGCCTGGGGCACCTCGCGGACCTGGGCGTCAACGCGATCTGGATGAGTCCCTGGTATCCGTCCCCGATGGCCGACGCGGGCTACGACGTGGCCGACTTCCGGGACATCGACCCCGTCTTCGGCACCATGGCCGAGGCCCGGACCCTGATCCGCGAGGCGCACGCCGCCGGGATCCGGCTGATCGTCGACATCGTCCCGAACCACGTCTCCGCCCACCACCCGTGGTTCACGGCCGCCCTGGCCGCGCCGGACGCCCCCGAACGCGACTACTTCTGGTTCCGCCCGGGCGGGGCGGCCCCGAACTCCTGGCGCAGCGAGTTCGGCGGGCCCGCCTGGACCCGCACGGTGAGCGGCGACTGGTACCTGCACCTGTTCACGCCCGAGCAGCCCGACCTCAACTGGGACCACCCCGACGTGCGCGCCGAATTCGAGAACATCCTGCGGTTCTGGTTCGACGCCGGGGTCGACGGGATCCGGATCGACTCGGCGGCCCTGCTGCTCAAGGACCCCGCGCTGCCCGAGGTGCCGGAGCACGGACCGCACCCGTACCACGACCTCGACGGGGTGCACGACATCTACCGGTCCTGGCGGCGGGTGGCCGACGGCTACCCCGACCGGGCGCTGATCGGCGAGGTGTGGCTGCCCGACGCCGAGCGGTTCGCCCGCTACCTGCGCCCCGACGAACTGCACGCCGCCTTCAACTTCGACTTCCTCGGCTGCGCCTGGGACCCGGACCTGCTGCGCGAGTGCATCGACCGGACCCTGCACGTCCACGCCGCCGTGGGCGCCCCCGCCACCTGGGTGCTGTCCAACCACGACGTCACCCGCCACGTCACCCGGTACGGCCGCCGCGACACCACCTTCAGCTTCGCCACCAAACGCGAGGGCACCCCGGTCGACCTGGAACTCGGCACCCGCCGCGCCCGGGCCGCCGCCCTGCTGTCACTGTCGCTGCCCGGCACCGCGTACGTGTATCAGGGCGAGGAACTGGGCCTGTGGGAGCACGAGAACATCCCGCCCGGGCTGCGGCAGGACCCGATGTGGGCGCGCTCGGGCCACGGCCGCGACGGGTGCCGGGTGCCGCTGCCCTGGCACGGCGACGAGCCGCCGTTCGGCTTCTCCCCCGGCAGCACCGCCGAGCCGTGGCTGCCGCAACCGCCGGAGTGGAAGGGCCTGACCGTGGCGGCCCAGAGCGGCGACCCCAGCTCGATGCTGGAGCTGTACCGCACCGCGATCCGGCTGCGCCGGGCCGAGCCGGGCCTGCACACCCCGGCGATGACGTGGCTGCCGAGCGCGCCGGGCACGCTCGCCTACACGCGCGGGCCCGGATTCGCCTGCGTCGTCAACCTGTCCACGGCCCCGGTCGCGCTGCCGGACCACGAGACCCGCCTGCTGGCCAGCAGCCCCCTCGACGGTGACCTGCTGCCCCCGGACACCGCGGTGTGGCTGCGCCTGCGGCAGGACCGACTTCCCGATCACCTGGCCACCTGA
- a CDS encoding alkene reductase, whose product MTTLFDRFQLGELVLPNRVVMAPLTRVRAAAGGLATPSMATYYAQRATAGLIVTEGVQPSAVGQSNPGTPGLHTDEQVKSWLQVTDAVHTNGGRIFAQIMHGGRVSHEETTGFQPVAPSAVPFDGEIFTPTGRKPAPVPRALETAEVPEQANSYAEAARRAIDAGFDGVELHGANGYLISQFLSSAANQRTDSYGGSITNRIRFAVEAVVATAEAVGAHRTGIRLSPGAGIWGAAETDVPEMYAALLAQLAPLGLAYVHLELTTAEEVLVGLRRAWPGTLIVNPAFPMGPTKADRAAADRWLALGADLISFGRAFIANPDLVERLRLGLPIAEDDQRTWYAGGDEGYLTYPTYQHAA is encoded by the coding sequence ATGACGACCCTGTTCGACCGCTTCCAGCTCGGCGAGTTGGTCCTGCCCAACCGCGTGGTGATGGCCCCGCTCACCCGGGTCCGCGCCGCGGCGGGCGGCCTGGCGACCCCGTCGATGGCGACCTACTACGCCCAGCGCGCCACGGCGGGGCTCATCGTGACCGAAGGCGTTCAGCCCAGCGCCGTCGGCCAGTCCAACCCCGGCACCCCGGGCCTGCACACCGACGAGCAGGTCAAGTCGTGGCTGCAGGTCACCGACGCGGTGCACACCAACGGCGGGCGGATCTTCGCCCAGATCATGCACGGCGGCCGGGTGTCGCACGAGGAGACGACCGGGTTCCAGCCCGTCGCCCCCTCGGCGGTGCCGTTCGACGGGGAGATCTTCACCCCGACCGGGCGCAAGCCCGCGCCGGTGCCGCGCGCCCTGGAGACCGCGGAGGTGCCCGAGCAGGCGAACTCGTACGCCGAGGCTGCCCGGCGCGCGATCGACGCGGGCTTCGACGGGGTGGAGCTGCACGGCGCGAACGGCTACCTGATCTCGCAGTTCCTCTCCAGCGCGGCGAACCAGCGCACCGACAGCTACGGCGGTTCGATCACCAACCGGATCCGGTTCGCGGTGGAGGCGGTGGTCGCGACCGCCGAGGCGGTGGGCGCGCACCGTACGGGCATCCGGCTCTCGCCGGGCGCCGGCATCTGGGGCGCGGCGGAGACGGACGTCCCCGAGATGTACGCGGCGTTGCTGGCTCAGTTGGCGCCGCTGGGACTGGCGTACGTGCACCTGGAGCTGACCACGGCCGAGGAGGTGCTGGTCGGGCTGCGCCGGGCCTGGCCGGGCACCCTCATCGTGAATCCGGCGTTCCCGATGGGGCCGACGAAGGCGGACCGGGCGGCCGCCGACCGGTGGCTGGCGCTGGGCGCCGACCTGATCAGCTTCGGGCGCGCCTTCATCGCGAACCCCGACCTGGTCGAGCGGCTCCGCCTGGGCCTGCCGATCGCCGAGGACGACCAGCGCACCTGGTACGCGGGCGGCGACGAGGGGTACCTCACCTACCCCACGTACCAGCACGCGGCATAA
- a CDS encoding carbohydrate ABC transporter permease, producing the protein MTQPMARLRRKAADNLLAYAFLAAGLACFALFSWYPLVRGIVLSFQQVNFVTDPWWVGLDNYRALFDDPLFWTAWRNTLVFTGMALVLGYALPFAVAVLINEFRHLTGLFRVLVYLPVMLPPIVSVLLWRYFYDPGDGLFNTVLRGVGLPESQWTQSPRTAMISLVLVSTWANMGGATLMYLAALQGVPGELYEAAELDGASVWQRLRHVTIPQLRFVLLVLLLLQIIATMQVFIEPFQLTGTSSPDTITVMVLIYRYAFTVNNDFGLAAAMSVLLFGVLGAFSALYLRLTRNAD; encoded by the coding sequence GTGACGCAGCCGATGGCCCGCCTGCGCCGCAAGGCCGCGGACAACCTGTTGGCGTACGCCTTCCTCGCGGCGGGCCTCGCCTGCTTCGCGCTGTTCTCCTGGTACCCGCTGGTGCGCGGCATCGTGCTGAGCTTCCAGCAGGTCAACTTCGTCACCGACCCGTGGTGGGTGGGCCTGGACAACTACCGGGCCCTCTTCGACGACCCGCTGTTCTGGACCGCCTGGCGCAACACGCTGGTCTTCACCGGCATGGCGCTCGTCCTCGGGTACGCGCTGCCGTTCGCGGTGGCCGTACTGATCAACGAGTTCCGTCATCTCACCGGGCTGTTCCGGGTGCTGGTCTACCTGCCCGTCATGCTGCCGCCGATCGTCAGCGTCCTGCTGTGGCGCTACTTCTACGACCCCGGCGACGGGCTGTTCAACACCGTCCTGCGCGGCGTGGGGCTGCCCGAGTCGCAGTGGACCCAGTCCCCGCGCACCGCGATGATCTCGCTGGTCCTGGTCTCCACCTGGGCGAACATGGGCGGCGCCACGCTGATGTACCTGGCCGCGCTGCAGGGCGTGCCCGGCGAACTGTACGAGGCGGCCGAGCTGGACGGCGCGAGCGTCTGGCAGCGGCTGCGCCACGTCACGATCCCGCAGTTGCGGTTCGTCCTGCTGGTCCTGCTGCTGCTGCAGATCATCGCGACGATGCAGGTCTTCATCGAGCCGTTCCAGCTCACCGGCACGTCCAGCCCGGACACCATCACCGTGATGGTGCTGATCTACCGGTACGCGTTCACGGTCAACAACGACTTCGGCCTGGCCGCCGCGATGAGCGTGCTGCTGTTCGGAGTGCTCGGCGCGTTCTCCGCGCTGTACCTGCGGCTGACCCGGAACGCGGACTGA